The Hevea brasiliensis isolate MT/VB/25A 57/8 chromosome 1, ASM3005281v1, whole genome shotgun sequence genome has a window encoding:
- the LOC131183762 gene encoding vegetative cell wall protein gp1-like gives MGTPSSLPTNPNPSPSPPLPQSPPPQTPPLPQSPPPQSPPLPPSQIPPLIPPTPLSPQSEPQNETPILDTHSPEPAPTQAKTKGKTKRAAGRPKETPVGKRKRVPSVPFDLNSPPQPSSEPVSKRTRSSSQTTAPAVQTPVPQSPLHSPAPASSADNIEELD, from the exons ATGGGTACTCCATCCTCATTGcccacaaaccctaaccccagccccAGTCCGCCATTACCTCAGTCACCGCCACCACAAACGCCACCATTACCACAATCGCCACCACCTCAGTCACCGCCACTACCCCCAAGCCAAATACCACCTCTCATTCCGCCGACTCCCCTCTCGCCGCAATCCGAGCCGCAAAATGAAACACCAATTCTCGACACCCATTCCCCAGAACCTGCGCCTACTCAAGCAAAAACAAAAGGCAAAACAAAAAGGGCCGCAGGTAGACCCAAAGAAACCCCTGTCGGAAAAAGGAAACGAGTACCCTCTGTTCCTTTCGACCTAAACTCTCCACCTCAGCCGTCCTCTGAACCAGTTAGCAAAAGGACCAGGTCTTCCTCGCAAACCACAGCACCAGCGGTCCAAACACCAGTACCTCAGTCTCCCTTACACTCTCCAGCACCTGCATCATCTGCAGATAATATCgaggag CTGGACTGA